ACAGCTCGCCGGCCAGCACATCGAGCACATCGCGGTATTCGGTGAGGATCTCCCAGGCCTCGGTGTGCGCGGCCTCGATCAGCTTGCGAACCTCGTCGTCGATGTCGCGGGCCACTTCGTGCGAGTAGGCGGACTGCGTACCCATCGCACGCCCGACGAACGGGTCGCCGTGGTCGGTGCCGTAGCGGACCGCGCCGAGCTTGGCACTCATGCCGTATTCGGTGACCATGGCGCGCGCGACCGCGGTGGCCTTCTCGATGTCGGAGACCGCGCCGGTGGTCGGCTCGCGGAACACCAGTTCTTCGGCGGCACGCCCACCCATGGCGAAGACCAACTGGGCGATCATCTCCGAGCGCGTGCGCAGCCCCTTGTCCTCTTCGGGCACCGCGACCGCGTGCCCGCCGGTACGGCCGCGGGCCAGGATGGTGACCTTGTAGACCGGGTCGATGTCGGGCATCGCCCACGCCGCCAGGGTGTGGCCGCCCTCGTGGTAAGCGGTGATCTTCTTCTCGTGCTCGCTGATGATCCGGCCCTTGCGGCGCGGACCGCCGATCACCCGGTCCACCGCTTCTTCCAGTGCCGCTCCGGTGATCACGGTGCCGTTCTCGCGCGCGGTCAGCAGCGCCGCTTCGTTGATCACGTTGGCCAGGTCGGCGCCGGACATGCCGACGGTGCGCTTGGCCAGCCCGTCCAGGTCGGCGTCGGGGCCGATCGGCTTGCCCGCCGAATGCACCCGCAGCACCGCCCGCCGCCCGGCGATGTCGGGGTTGGTCACCGGGATCTGGCGGTCGAACCGGCCGGGCCGCAGCAGCGCGGGGTCGAGGATGTCAGGCCGGTTGGTGGCCGCGATCAGGATGACCCCGGCCCGCTCGCCGAATCCGTCCATCTCCACCAGCAACTGGTTGAGGGTCTGCTCGCGCTCGTCGTGTCCGCCGCCCATGCCGGCACCGCGCTGGCGGCCGACCGCGTCGATCTCGTCCACGAAGACGATGCACGGGCTGTTCTGTTTCGCCTGTTCGAACAGGTCCCGCACCCGGGAGGCGCCGACACCGACGAACATCTCCACAAAGTCCGAGCCGGAGATGGTGAAGAAGGGCACGCCTGCCTCACCGGCGACCGCGCGGGCCAGCAGCGTCTTGCCGGTGCCGGGCGGGCCGTAGAGCAGCACACCTTTGGGGATCTTGGCGCCCAACGCCTGGTAGCGGCCCGGGTTCTGCAGGAAGTCTTTGATCTCGTAGAGCTCTTCGACCGCCTCATCTACGCCGGCGACGTCGGCGAAGGTGGTCTTGGGCATGTCCTTGCCCAGCTGTTTGGCTCGTGATTTGCCCATGCCGAAGCCCATCCGGGCGCCGCCCTGCATTCGGGAGAACATCACGAACAACCCGATCAGCAGCAGCATCGGCAACATGTAGATCAGCAGTGAACCGAGCAGACTGCCCTGGTTCACCGTGGTGTTGATCTCGGCCTTCTTGGCGGTCAGCGCGGTGTAGAGCGGAACCGCGTACCCGGTCGGGTACTTGGTGATCAGCTTGTCGACCTTCTCGGCCCGGCCGGGTTTGTCGGCTTTACCCGACTTTCCGGCTTTGTCGGTCACGTCAACGCTGGTGAGCGGGGTCTTCAGGACCAGGCGCAGCTGTTGCTCGCGATCGTCGAGCTGGGCGCTCTTGACGTTGCCACTGTGGATCTGGGCCACCGCCACCGAAGTGTCGACCGGCTTGTATCCGCGGGTGTCGTCGCTGAAATAGAAGAACGACCAACCGAGCAGCAACACCACTGCGATCGCGGTTACGGTGCGGATCACGTTTTTGCGATTCATCAGACATCGGCCGGGCGCGGCCAAATCCTTCCAATACATGCAGCTGGGCATGTTCAGGCTACCGTCCCTTGCGGTTAACCTGCCTGGCCGGACTCTGGAACCCTGTTCGATGGCGGCCCGGTTGTGCTTTGGTGTGACGGTGGCTCCCGCAATCGAACGAGCAACTCAACGATTCGTCGACACCAACGGCGTGACCCTGCGGGTCACCGAGGCCGGCGAGCGCGGCGCCCCGGTGGTGTTGCTGGCTCACGGATTCCCGGAATTGGCCTTCTCGTGGCGCCATCAGATCCCGGCACTGGCCGACGCGGGATTCCACGTACTGGCACCCGATCAGCGCGGATACGGCGGCTCGTCACGACCGGATGAGATCGCGGCCTATGACATCGCTTCGCTCACCGGGGATCTGGTCGGCCTGTTGGACGACGTCGGCGCCCAGCGTGCGATCTGGATCGGCCACGACTGGGGCGGCCCGGTGGTGTGGAGCGCCGCGCAGCTGCACCCGGACCGGGTGGCCGGCGTGGTGGGGCTCAGTGTGCCGCCGGTGCCCCGACCGCAGGCTCCTCCGACGGAGGCGTTCCGCAATATCTTCGGCGAGAACTTTTTCTACATGCTCTATTTCCAGGAGCCGGGCGTCGCCGACGTGGAATTGGATTCCGATCCAGCGCGCACCATGCGCCGGATGATGGGCAGCCTCAGTCCCGGCGACCGCGAATCGGCGTTGCTGATGACGGCTCCCGGGCCGATGGGCTTCATAGATCGGCTTGCCGAGCCGGCGGCGCGTCCGGATTGGATCAGCGCCGACGAACTGGACCACTACATCGCCGAGTTCACCCGCACCGGGTTCACCGGCGGGCTGAACTGGTATCGCAACCTCGACCGCAACTGGGAGATCATGACCACTCCGCCCGCCGCCACCATCGACATTCCCACGTTGTTCATCGCCGGGTCCGCCGATCCGGTGCTGGCCTTCACCCGCCGTGACCGGGCCGCCGAGCTGGTGACCGGCCCCTACCGCGAGGTGATCATCGACGGCGCCGGCCACTGGCTGCAACAAGAGCGGCCCGACGAGGTCAACGCCGAGCTGTTGGAATTCCTGGCGGGCCTGCCGACCGGAGCGGCATCGTGACCGCCCGGCCGCTGCGCTTCGGGGTCTTCATCACCCCCTTTCACGCGCTGGGTCAATCACCGACGGTCGCACTGGAATACGACCTGGAGCGCGTCGTCGCACTGGACCGGCTGGGCTTCGACGAAGCCTGGTTTGGAGAGCATCATTCCGGCGGGTACGAGCTGATCGCCTGCCCCGAAGTGTTCATCGCCGCCGCCGCCGAACGCACCAAGCACATCCGGCTGGGCACCGGCGTGGTTTCGCTGCCGTATCACCACCCGTTGATGGTGGCCGACCGTTGGGTACTGCTGGACCACCTGACCCGCGGCCGGGTGATGTTCGGCGCGGGACCGGGTGCGCTACCCACCGACGCCCACATGATGGGCATCGATCCCGTCGAGCAGCGCCGGATGATGCAGGAGTCCCTGGAGGCGATCCTGGCGCTGTTCCGGGCCGAGCCGGGCGAGTTGGTCACCCGCCATTCGGACTGGTTCACCCTGCGTGACGCAGCCCTGCACATTCGCCCCTACACCTGGCCGTATCCAGAAGTCTCTGCGGCCGCGATGATTTCGCCGTCCGGGCCGCGGCTGGCCGGTGCGCTGGGCACCTCGCTGCTGTCACTGTCGATGTCGGTGCCGGGCGGGTTTGCGGCCCTGGAGAACACCTGGGAAGTGGTGCGCGACCAGGCCGCCAAAGCCGGCCGCGACGAACCGGACCGGGGTGACTGGCGGGTGCTGAGCATCATGCACATCGCCGACACCCGTGAGCAGGCGGTGGCCGACTGCACCTACGGACTGCAGGACTTCGCGAACTACTTCGGCGCAGCCGGGTTCGTACCGCTGGCCAGCGAAGTCGAAGGCTCGCCGCAGACGCCGACCGAGTTCGTCGAGGCCTACGCCGCGGCCGGGAGTAGCTGCATCGGCACCCCAGATGATGCGATCGAACACATCACCGGGTTGTTGGAGCGCTCCGGCGGATTCGGGACCTTGTTGTTCCTCGGGCACGACTGGGCCTCACCCGAGGCCACGTATCACAGCTACGAGCTGTTGGCCCGCAAGGTGATTCCCCACTTCAAGGGCCAGCTCGCCGCACCCAGGGCGTCGCACGAATGGGCCCGCGGCATGCGCGACAAACTGTTCGGCCGGGTCGGCGAGGCGATCACGAACGCCGTCGTCGAGCACGTGACCGAGTCCGCGCCCCCCGAAACGGATAGTTCGCACTGATGCGCGCGGCGGTGCTGCGCGACGGGCGGATGATCTACCGCGACGACGTGCCGGAGCCGACGCCGGGTCCGGGCCAGGTGCTCGTTGCGGTGACCGCCTGTGGAATCTGCGGATCAGACCTGCATTTCGCCTCGCACGGCGAGCAGGTGCTGGCCGCGACGCAGGCCATGTCCGGCAGCCCGTCGTCCCGTGCGTCCGTCGATCTGGGCGCCGATATCTTCATGGGCCACGAGTTCAGCGCGACGGTGCTCGAAGCCGGTCCCGGCACCGACACCTTTGCCGCCGGAACTCCCGTCACCTCCATCCCGATCTTGCTAGCCGCCAAGGGCATTGAACCGATCGTCTATTCCAACACCACGTTGGGCGGCTACGCCGAGAAGATGCTGCTGTCGGCTCCGCTGCTGGTGCCGATCCCCAACGGACTGGATCCCCGCCACGCCGCACTGACCGAGCCGATGGCCGTGGGACTGCATGCGGTCAACAGATCCGGCATCGTGGCCGGCGAGACTGCGCTGGTGTTGGGCTGCGGACCGATCGGGATGGCTATCGTCGCAGCCTTGCGCACCGCAGGGGTGGAAGACATTGTGGCAGCTGACTATTCGCTCGCCCGGCGAGACCTTGCGACGACCATGGGCGCGCATCGCACCCTCGACCCGGCGCAGGGGTCGCCGTTCGACACCGTCACCCCGAACGTGATCTTCGAGGCAGTCGGTGTGCCGGGCATCATCGACGACGTGCTGCGGCGAGCGCCGGCGCGCAGCCGGCTGGTGGTGGCCGGAGTGTGCATGGAACCCGACACCGTGCACCCGTTCTACGGCATCGCCAAGGAGATCAGCGTGCAGTTCGTACTGGCCTATGAGCCGGCGGAGTTCGCCGCGTCACTGCGGGACATCGCCGAGGGCCGGATCGACGTAGCTCCGCTGATCACCGGCGAGGTCGGACTCGACGGCGTGGGTACCGCTTTCGACGAGCTGGCCGACCCTGGCCGGCACTGCAAGATCCTGGTTACGCCCTAGGGCTCGTCACGCTTTAGTCAGATGGCGCTAGCCCGCTGCGCCCGGCTCCGCCGCGCTTGCGACTAGCCCCTGGGGAAGGCACCGGCGTCGACCAGCTGCTTCGACCACCCGCCCACCAGTTCCACCAATTCACCGAGGTCGTCGCCGAGGCGGGCCACGATCGGGGCACATGCCGCATCCGTTGCGGCCTCGACGGCCTCGCGAGCGGCGCGTCC
The window above is part of the Mycolicibacter sp. MU0102 genome. Proteins encoded here:
- the ftsH gene encoding ATP-dependent zinc metalloprotease FtsH, which translates into the protein MNRKNVIRTVTAIAVVLLLGWSFFYFSDDTRGYKPVDTSVAVAQIHSGNVKSAQLDDREQQLRLVLKTPLTSVDVTDKAGKSGKADKPGRAEKVDKLITKYPTGYAVPLYTALTAKKAEINTTVNQGSLLGSLLIYMLPMLLLIGLFVMFSRMQGGARMGFGMGKSRAKQLGKDMPKTTFADVAGVDEAVEELYEIKDFLQNPGRYQALGAKIPKGVLLYGPPGTGKTLLARAVAGEAGVPFFTISGSDFVEMFVGVGASRVRDLFEQAKQNSPCIVFVDEIDAVGRQRGAGMGGGHDEREQTLNQLLVEMDGFGERAGVILIAATNRPDILDPALLRPGRFDRQIPVTNPDIAGRRAVLRVHSAGKPIGPDADLDGLAKRTVGMSGADLANVINEAALLTARENGTVITGAALEEAVDRVIGGPRRKGRIISEHEKKITAYHEGGHTLAAWAMPDIDPVYKVTILARGRTGGHAVAVPEEDKGLRTRSEMIAQLVFAMGGRAAEELVFREPTTGAVSDIEKATAVARAMVTEYGMSAKLGAVRYGTDHGDPFVGRAMGTQSAYSHEVARDIDDEVRKLIEAAHTEAWEILTEYRDVLDVLAGELLEKETLHRADLEKIFGDVNKRPRLTAFDDFGGRVPSEKPPIKTPGELAIERGEPWPQPKPEPAFKAAIAQASREAAARAGESGPNGSNGVPAGGDAGTQPDYGAPAGWHAPGWPPSQQQTQAPQQGGYWYPPQHWPQSGYPPAQHYPPYQHQPQPYPGAGQPPPPPASSGEADGGGHGTENNRSEQPSGD
- a CDS encoding alpha/beta fold hydrolase, translating into MAARLCFGVTVAPAIERATQRFVDTNGVTLRVTEAGERGAPVVLLAHGFPELAFSWRHQIPALADAGFHVLAPDQRGYGGSSRPDEIAAYDIASLTGDLVGLLDDVGAQRAIWIGHDWGGPVVWSAAQLHPDRVAGVVGLSVPPVPRPQAPPTEAFRNIFGENFFYMLYFQEPGVADVELDSDPARTMRRMMGSLSPGDRESALLMTAPGPMGFIDRLAEPAARPDWISADELDHYIAEFTRTGFTGGLNWYRNLDRNWEIMTTPPAATIDIPTLFIAGSADPVLAFTRRDRAAELVTGPYREVIIDGAGHWLQQERPDEVNAELLEFLAGLPTGAAS
- a CDS encoding LLM class flavin-dependent oxidoreductase encodes the protein MTARPLRFGVFITPFHALGQSPTVALEYDLERVVALDRLGFDEAWFGEHHSGGYELIACPEVFIAAAAERTKHIRLGTGVVSLPYHHPLMVADRWVLLDHLTRGRVMFGAGPGALPTDAHMMGIDPVEQRRMMQESLEAILALFRAEPGELVTRHSDWFTLRDAALHIRPYTWPYPEVSAAAMISPSGPRLAGALGTSLLSLSMSVPGGFAALENTWEVVRDQAAKAGRDEPDRGDWRVLSIMHIADTREQAVADCTYGLQDFANYFGAAGFVPLASEVEGSPQTPTEFVEAYAAAGSSCIGTPDDAIEHITGLLERSGGFGTLLFLGHDWASPEATYHSYELLARKVIPHFKGQLAAPRASHEWARGMRDKLFGRVGEAITNAVVEHVTESAPPETDSSH
- a CDS encoding zinc-binding dehydrogenase, giving the protein MRAAVLRDGRMIYRDDVPEPTPGPGQVLVAVTACGICGSDLHFASHGEQVLAATQAMSGSPSSRASVDLGADIFMGHEFSATVLEAGPGTDTFAAGTPVTSIPILLAAKGIEPIVYSNTTLGGYAEKMLLSAPLLVPIPNGLDPRHAALTEPMAVGLHAVNRSGIVAGETALVLGCGPIGMAIVAALRTAGVEDIVAADYSLARRDLATTMGAHRTLDPAQGSPFDTVTPNVIFEAVGVPGIIDDVLRRAPARSRLVVAGVCMEPDTVHPFYGIAKEISVQFVLAYEPAEFAASLRDIAEGRIDVAPLITGEVGLDGVGTAFDELADPGRHCKILVTP